A genomic segment from Carassius auratus strain Wakin chromosome 25, ASM336829v1, whole genome shotgun sequence encodes:
- the LOC113043250 gene encoding cytochrome P450 2F2-like has translation MLGFLILVWTCIFFVFLLVRIQRPKNFPPGPSPLPLFGNLLHIDLANPLKDFEKFAEQYGKIFSLYTGSKPYVFLNSFEVIKEALVTKAQDFSGRPQEGMTNHLTENKGVILADYGPHWKDHRRFALMTLRNFGLGKQSMEERILGEISHLVADLDKNAGGTVSPQNMFHNVASNVIGLVLFGSRFDYKNEFLQHYVQYITEISKILNGPWNVIYDTLPLLRILPLPFKKAFDNLKKLKNMNLSVLNEHKSTRVPGEPRDFIDCYLDELDKRKNDGSTFAEDQLIVYILDLHFAGTDTTSNTLLTAFLYLMNHPEVQAKCQKEIDEVLEGKDQASYEDRHNMPYTLAVIHEVQRVANTVPLSVFHCTTKDTELMGYSIPKGTVIIPNLTSVLKEEGQWKFPHEFNPANFLNEQGQFEKPEAFIPFSTGPRVCLGEGLARMELFLVFATLLRRFQFVWPEDAGEPDYTPVYGITLTPKPYRMHIRHRGTVKQ, from the exons ATGCTGGGCTTTCTGATTCTTGTGTGGACATGCATCTTCTTTGTCTTCCTCCTCGTCCGGATCCAGAGGCCGAAGAATTTTCCTCCTGGACCTTCTCCTCTCCCTTTGTTTGGGAATCTGCTCCACATCGATTTGGCCAATCCTTTGAAGGATTTTGAAAAA tttgcagaACAATATGGGAAAATCTTCAGCCTGTACACTGGATCAAAACCATACGTTTTTCTAAATAGTTTTGAAGTTATCAAGGAAGCTTTGGTTACAAAGGCTCAAGACTTTTCAGGACGTCCTCAAGAGGGCATGACCAATCATCTCACGGAGAATAAAG GTGTAATATTGGCCGATTATGGCCCTCATTGGAAGGATCATCGACGCTTTGCTCTGATGACCCTGAGGAATTTTGGCCTTGGGAAGCAGTCTATGGAAGAGAGAATTCTGGGAGAAATCTCACATTTAGTTGCTGACTTGGACAAAAATGCTG gagGAACTGTGAGTCCTCAGAATATGTTCCACAATGTTGCATCAAACGTTATTGGCCTGGTTCTGTTCGGATCCCGTTTTGATTACAAGAATGAATTCCTTCAGCATTATGTCCAGTACATTACAGAGATTTCAAAGATCCTCAATGGACCATGGAATGTG ATATACGACACTCTTCCTTTACTAAGAATCTTGCCCCTgccatttaaaaaagcatttgataATTTAAAGAAGTTAAAAAATATGAACTTAAGTGTGCTCAACGAACACAAGAGCACAAGAGTCCCAGGAGAGCCGAGAGACTTCATTGACTGCTATCTGGATGAGCTTGATAAG AGAAAAAATGATGGTTCCACTTTTGCTGAAGACCAGCTCATCGTGTACATTTTGGATTTGCACTTTGCAGGGACTGATACCACGTCCAACACCCTCCTCACTGCTTTTCTCTACCTCATGAACCACCCAGAGGTTCAAG CAAAATGTCAAAAAGAAATCGATGAGGTTCTGGAGGGTAAAGATCAGGCATCATATGAAGACAGACACAATATGCCGTACACACTGGCTGTGATTCATGAGGTTCAGCGAGTGGCTAACACTGTACCGCTAAGTGTGTTTCACTGCACCACCAAAGACACAGAGCTGATGGGCTACAGCATCCCAAAG GGAACTGTGATCATTCCCAACCTTACTTCTGTACTAAAAGAAGAAGGCCAGTGGAAATTTCCTCATGAATTCAACCCAGCCAACTTCCTGAATGAGCAAGGCCAGTTTGAGAAGCCTGAGGCCTTTATACCCTTCTCTACAG GTCCTCGTGTGTGTCTCGGTGAGGGTCTTGCACGTATGGAGCTCTTCCTGGTCTTTGCCACTCTGCTGCGCCGTTTCCAGTTTGTGTGGCCCGAAGATGCCGGTGAACCAGATTACACCCCAGTGTATGGGATCACCCTCACCCCCAAACCCTACAGAATGCACATCAGACATAGAGGGACAGTTAAACAGTAA
- the LOC113043254 gene encoding N-lysine methyltransferase setd6 codes for MATDAKRPKIDDEKCVLEPLKNFLLWCDSVKLTLSDKVYLSKEGTAAEYGMMAREDIEEGHVLFSIPREILLHHGTTKVKKVLEEGKKSLESASGWVPLLLGLLYEYTCPQSYWKPYLSLWPDFRTLDQPMFWSEEERDKLLKGTGIPEAVQTDLKKLQDEYNNIALPFMKSHPDLWDTEKHTLELYKSLVAFVMAYSFQEPVEDEDEEEEKEPNPPMMVPMADMLNHVSKHNANLEYTPECLKMVSVRHIEKGEEVFNTYGQMANWQLLHMYGFAEPFPTNSNDTADIQMSSVYKAAVQAAQSEADQRLLVDKWNMLCEMEIVGEKGVFIFGQSGSLTYSELYTTLKVLCMPLQDFEEFCENEGWEEDEEGEEDDKMEQALSFAGLKGLPAEWKCLLHAAAALTLDSYSEDVEADRKRLEDQDALAELSSRERRALHVRYAQKSILQRLQQLTKPTS; via the exons ATGGCAACAGATGCAAAAAGGCCAAAG ATAGATGATGAGAAATGTGTGCTGGAGCCCTTGAAAAACTTCCTGCTGTGGTGCGATAGTGTAAAGCTGACTCTCAGCGATAAG GTGTACTTAAGTAAAGAGGGTACTGCAGCAGAATATGGCATGATGGCCAGAGAGGACATTGAAGAAGGCCATGTCTTGTTCTCTATACCCAGAGAGATTCTTCTGCATCACGGCACCACTAAAGTAAAAAAGGTCCTTGAGGAAG GGAAAAAATCTTTGGAGAGCGCATCAGGCTGGGTTCCTCTTCTTCTGGGTCTGTTATATGAGTACACATGTCCACAATCCTACTGGAAACCGTATTTGTCTCTCTGGCCCGATTTTAGGACACTGGATCAACCCATGTTCTG GTCCGAGGAGGAGCGTGATAAACTCCTGAAAGGCACAGGAATTCCAGAGGCTGTCCAAACAGATCTGAAAAAACTCCAGGATGAGTACAATAACATAGCCCTTCCCTTCATGAAGTCCCATCCTGACCTGTGGGACACTGAGAAGCACACGCTGGAGCTCTACAAGAGCCTGGTAGCATTTGTAATGGCCTATAG TTTTCAAGAGCCTgtggaggatgaggatgaagaagaagaaaaagagccTAACCCTCCAATGATGGTGCCCATGGCTGACATGTTGAATCACGTTTCCAAGCACAACGCCAATCTGGAATATACTCCC GAGTGTTTGAAGATGGTGTCAGTACGGCACATTGAGAAGGGCGAGGAGGTCTTTAACACCTACGGACAGATGGCAAACTGGCAGCTCCTCCACATGTACGGCTTTGCAGAGCCGTTTCCTACGAACAGCAACGACACTGCAGATATTCAGATGTCCAGTGTGTACAAAGCAGCAGTGCAAG CGGCACAAAGTGAAGCAGATCAAAGGCTCCTAGTGGACAAATGGAACATGTTGTGTGAAATGGAGATTGTTGGGGAGAAAGGGGTTTTCATCTTCGGCCAATCAGGCTCACTTACTTACAGTGAGCTCTACACTACACTGAAG GTCCTGTGCATGCCGCTGCAAGATTTCGAGGAGTTCTGTGAAAACGAAGGCTGGGAGGAAGATGAAGAGGGTGAGGAGGATGATAAAATGGAGCAGGCTCTGAGTTTCGCCGGACTGAAGGGGTTGCCAGCAGAGTGGAAATGTCTCCTGCATGCGGCAGCTGCTCTGACGCTGGACTCTTATTCTGAGGATGTAGAGGCGGACCGGAAGCGGCTGGAGGATCAGGACGCTCTGGCTGAGCTCAGCAGCAGAGAGAGGAGAGCTCTGCATGTGCGTTACGCGCAGAAGAGCATCCTACAGCGCTTGCAACAGCTCACCAAACCTACCTCTTAA